The sequence GACCTCATACGGACACTGCAAGAAACGGTATTAGGTACTTACGAATCAAAAAGTATAGAATATTTTACTTTTTTGATAAAAAAATAATTGTTATGGTAAATGGATACGAAAAAAAGAAAGATGCGTTAGATAAAAATGAGATACAGCGAGCAGAGATGTTGAGAACAGAATATCTTACTACTATCGTAAGTAGTAAGATATAAAATTACAGAGTAGTCGCACCATGATACGATAAGAATTGAAATAGATACGAAAAGAATTCGTACGAGATACGATATGAAATGAGGAAAAGAATATGAAAACCGATAAGACTAAAGGAAACCACATATCTCTAAAAGAGATAACAAGTCGAATAATAAAGACTGAAGAAGATAAAGAGTTGTTTAATAAAGAGCTTCGGGCTTTAAGATTATCAGTACAAATTGCCGAATTAAGAAAGAAACACGGGCTTTCTCAAAAACAATTTGCGTCCAGATTACATGTAAGGCAACAGTGTGTTTCTAGAATGGAAACAGAAAATGCTCTAAGTGTTTCTGTAAACACGCTTATTAAAATAGCAAAAGCACTGCATAAACATTTAGTAATAGATTTTAGGTAACTGGATTTGAATAAAATTATTTAAAAAGAGCCTCTCTTAGTGAGTGGCTCTTTTTATTATCTTTTTTTATTCTTAGAATATTGATGCGTAAAAACACGAGCCTATTTCTCACCAAATGAAATATAAGTATATAGTTATAATCCCACTCATTGACAATCTTTTTATATTACCTATAATGGAGCTTGGGTATAAATCGCAGCCCGCGTTTATACTGCTGTGGGCAGGCGTGACACCGCCTGCTTTTTTATTTTCCCCACCACCCCCCGCCCGTGAGGGAGCGTCTCAACACCCTACATACTGCGTATAGTGTTGATACTTGCGAATTTTCAAAGCCCAAAACCATTCCGCTGTGCCATAAGAACAAAAGTCCACATAGACATTTTTAATTCGGCAGGATAGCAGGAGTGAAAAATGGAAGACAGGAAGACACGAGTGCTTCGCCTCGCCTTCGCTTTCTCATTTCCCCTCGCTTTCGCCAGGAAATAAAAATTACTATGTGTGTTCTTACTGCGTCGCTCCATATGGACTTTTCAAATCCGCTTAAGACTATTATAAAAACAGAACAA is a genomic window of Elusimicrobiota bacterium containing:
- a CDS encoding helix-turn-helix transcriptional regulator, which encodes MKTDKTKGNHISLKEITSRIIKTEEDKELFNKELRALRLSVQIAELRKKHGLSQKQFASRLHVRQQCVSRMETENALSVSVNTLIKIAKALHKHLVIDFR
- a CDS encoding type II toxin-antitoxin system RelE/ParE family toxin gives rise to the protein MNKLILYVRQNGRSPTGDFLELLSQEDKIRVLAKFHLLEEKGHLLVRPHTDTARNGIRYLRIKKYRIFYFFDKKIIVMVNGYEKKKDALDKNEIQRAEMLRTEYLTTIVSSKI